One segment of Scomber scombrus chromosome 3, fScoSco1.1, whole genome shotgun sequence DNA contains the following:
- the dnai1.2 gene encoding dynein, axonemal, intermediate chain 1, paralog 2, with translation MPVPSSNAASVKKSSNVQKAPGAKPTKTASKKKDEEEGVENGDGWDEWSHGKALTKPADQLELTETELKEEITRILTANNPHAPQNIVRYSFKERSYKPISVVDQMAVHFVLEGSLLHQDSDEARRLRAKEGLAEETAKVDAGAEPDEEKPETPATPVEDGGEVEEAGEEDRPDSVASKTDKKEPKVTNQFNFSERASQTLNNPLRERTCQTEPPPRSIFSATANQWEIYDVYVEELHKQEKNKEKLKAAPSKKDGERSKKRMMLTETQSDDITKVAKATKIFERMVNQNTFDDIAQDFKYFEDASDEFRDQEGTLLPLWKFQYDKAKRLSVTALCWNQKYQDLFAVGMGSYDFNKQGRGMLVFYSLKNSAFPEYIYATSSSVLCLDIHEQHSYLVAVGFYNGCVAVFNLKEEGLDSVYKSTAKTGKHTDPVWQVRWQNDDMDNNHNFYSVSSDGRVVSWTLVKNELVFTDIIRLSLNGAVPEGPEGTQQPSIACGTSFDFHKQIDYLFLVGTEEGKIHKCSKTYSSQFLETYNAHSMAVDAVKWNHFHPKVFISCSSDWTVKIWDHTINTPMFTFDLNAAVGDVAWSPYSSTVFAAVTTDGTVHVFDLNINKYEAICQQPVVSKKKTKLTHVEFNPIYPIVIVGDDRGYVTSLKLSPNLRKKPKAKKGQELPKGPEVEVAKMEKLLSLLREPEQSTV, from the exons ATGCCTGTGCCGAGCAGTAACGCTGCATCTGTGAAAAAG AGCTCAAATGTCCAGAAGGCTCCTGGTGCAAAGCCCACCAAAACTGCAAGCAAAAAGAAG gatgaggaggagggtgtGGAGAATGGTGATGGATGGGATGAGTGGTCTCATGGGAAAGCACTTACTAAACCTGCGGATCAGCTGGAGCTCACTGAGACT GAGCTGAAAGAGGAAATCACAAGGATATTGACTGCAAACAACCCACATGCCCCCCAAAATATTGTCCGGTACAGCTTCAAG GAACGTTCCTACAAGCCTATTAGTGTTGTGGATCAGATGGCTGTTCATTTTGTCTTGGAGGGCAGTCTCCTGCATCAAGACTCAGATGAGGCTCGAAGACTGAGGGCCAAGGAGGGTCTCGCTGAAG AGACTGCAAAAGTCGATGCTGGAGCAGAACCTGATGAGGAGAAACCTGAAACCCcg GCTACACCGGTAGAGGATGGAGGGGAAGTGGAGGAAGCTGGGGAAGAGGACAGACCAGACAGCGTTGCctccaaaacagacaaaaaggagCCGAAAGTTACTAACCAGTTCAACTTCAGTGAAAGGGCCTCCCAAACCCTCAATAATCCTCTAAGG gaGAGAACTTGCCAGACGGAACCTCCTCCACGCAGCATTTTCTCCGCCACGGCTAATCAG TGGGAGATCTATGATGTGTACGTGGAGGAGCTgcacaaacaagaaaagaacaaagagaagcTGAAAGCTGCACCATCAAAGAAAGATGgtgaaagaagtaaaaagagGATGATGCTGACAGAAACTCAG AGTGACGACATCACCAAAGTGGCAAAGGCAACCAAGATCTTTGAGCGAATGGTGAATCAGAATACATTTGATGACATAGCTCAAG ATTTCAAATACTTTGAGGATGCCTCTGATGAGTTCAGGGACCAGGAGGGCACCTTGCTTCCTCTCTGGAAGTTCCAGTATGACAAAGCCAAAAGACTGTCTGTcactgccctctgctg GAATCAGAAATATCAGGATCTTTTTGCTGTGGGAATGGGATCCT ATGACTTCAATAAACAGGGGCGTGGTATGCTTGTCTTCTACTCATTGAAGAACTCTGCCTTCCCAGAGTATATCTACGCCACAAGCTCTAGCGTCCTCTGCCTTGACATCCATGAGCAGCATTCCTACCTGGTGGCGGTAGGCTTCTACAACGGCTGTGTGGCTGTCTTCAACTTGAAGGAGGAAGGACTGGACTCTGTGTATAAAAGTACTGCTAAGACTGGCAAGCACACTGACCCTGTCTGGCAG GTGCGCTGGCAGAATGATGACATGGACAACAATCACAATTTCTATTCTGTGTCATCTGATGGTCGAGTTGTGTCTTGGACACTTGTCAAG AATGAACTGGTCTTTACAGACATTATCAGACTGTCGCTGAATGGTGCTGTCCCCGAAGGGCCAGAGGGTACACAGCAGCCGAGCATAG CATGTGGTACATCGTTTGACTTCCATAAACAGATCGACTATCTCTTCCTAGTTGGCACAGAGGAGGGGAAAATACACAAG TGCTCCAAGACTTACTCTAGCCAGTTCCTGGAGACCTACAATGCCCACAGCATGGCAGTGGATGCTGTGAAGTGGAACCACTTCCACCCAAAGGTTTTCATCTCTTGCAGTTCGGACTGGACTGTCAAGATCTGGGACCATACCATAAA CACTCCGATGTTCACCTTTGACCTGAATGCAGCTGTTGGTGATGTTGCCTGGTCTCCATACTCCTCCACTGTATTTGCTGCTGTGACCACAGATGGAACA GTTCACGTTTTTGACCTCAACATCAACAAATATGAGGCTATCTGCCAGCAGCCAGTGGTGTCCAAAAAGAAGACCAAGCTGACTCACGTCGAGTTTAATCCCATTTATCCCATTGTCATCGTGGGTGATGACCGAGGCTATGTTACCAGCCTCAAACTCTCTCCTAACCTCCGGAAGAAACCCAAG GCAAAGAAGGGACAGGAGCTACCTAAGGGTCCAGAAGTGGAAGTAGCCAAGATGGAGAAGCTACTGAGTCTGCTGAGGGAACCAGAGCAAAGCACAGTTTAA